From the Nocardiopsis changdeensis genome, one window contains:
- a CDS encoding LysR family transcriptional regulator, translating into MEPEDADRITRLLAPRLHMLAALARTEHVTRAAESLGMPQPTLSRAIARLQEDTGLTLVERTGRGVRLTRTGRLLLPHVERALADLARGVGEITDAGQGRVGLTFLPTLGVEVVPALLRDFRRAHPGVRFTLVQEPWADSLHRVAEGGADLALTSPLPADPRLASTVLHTQALRLVVPEHHRLAAADREIALAEVAAEEFVLLKPGRGVRHLTDLITDRAALTPEVAFEADDIATARGLVGAGLGVSVLPARPRGPLPGTVELALADPDAVRPIGVVHAAGGSGGGYTPPAVATFLDHVRRHGPRLIPDLTG; encoded by the coding sequence ATGGAACCCGAGGACGCCGACCGCATCACCCGACTGCTGGCCCCCCGCCTGCACATGCTGGCCGCCCTGGCCCGCACCGAGCACGTCACCCGCGCCGCCGAATCCCTGGGCATGCCCCAGCCCACCCTGAGCAGGGCGATCGCCCGCCTCCAGGAGGACACCGGGCTCACCCTGGTCGAACGCACCGGGCGCGGGGTGCGGCTGACCCGCACCGGCCGCCTGCTGCTGCCGCACGTGGAACGCGCCCTGGCGGACCTGGCCCGCGGGGTGGGCGAGATCACCGACGCGGGGCAGGGCCGGGTCGGCCTCACCTTCCTGCCCACCCTGGGCGTGGAGGTGGTGCCCGCCCTGCTGCGCGACTTCCGCCGCGCCCACCCCGGCGTGCGCTTCACCCTGGTCCAGGAGCCCTGGGCCGACTCCCTGCACCGCGTGGCCGAGGGCGGCGCCGACCTGGCGCTGACCTCGCCGCTGCCCGCCGACCCGCGCCTGGCCTCGACCGTGCTGCACACCCAGGCGCTGCGCCTCGTGGTGCCCGAGCACCACCGGCTGGCGGCCGCCGACCGCGAGATCGCCCTGGCCGAGGTGGCCGCGGAGGAGTTCGTGCTCCTCAAGCCGGGCCGGGGGGTGCGCCACCTGACGGACCTGATCACCGACCGGGCGGCGCTGACACCCGAGGTCGCCTTCGAGGCCGACGACATCGCCACCGCCCGCGGACTGGTCGGCGCCGGGCTGGGGGTGTCGGTGCTGCCCGCGCGCCCGCGCGGCCCCCTGCCGGGCACGGTGGAGCTGGCCCTGGCCGACCCGGACGCGGTGCGGCCGATCGGGGTGGTGCACGCGGCCGGGGGCTCCGGCGGCGGCTACACGCCCCCGGCCGTGGCGACGTTCCTGGACCACGTGCGCCGCCACGGGCCGCGGCTGATCCCCGACCTGACCGGCTGA
- a CDS encoding sucrase ferredoxin encodes MRLPTAPDGSRGCSALARYTGEQIAGTAGRTVGWLLIEHPGPWRHPAFTSPGLDGGVVSALAARIAGHDVRPQLIKRPGAARDADGPRRAYLAHVSRTSPWVRRVDFTDQAELLDIDVTAAERPVPPDFGTPVDHTLYLVCTHAKKDPCCAVLGRPVAAALADTDAEVWETTHVGGDRFAANLVALPQGAYFGRLDPVSAVHTVTSLEKGLLVPDNFRGRCSDSSAVQAAEAALRMRLGTVGTDEVTHLGEEEVPGGVRVTLGHDRGLYTVAVAREEGAACPATCSAAEPSRPVHHRVTEIEGLPAHV; translated from the coding sequence GTGCGCCTACCCACCGCCCCGGACGGCAGCCGGGGCTGCTCGGCCCTGGCCCGCTACACCGGCGAGCAGATCGCCGGAACGGCCGGACGCACCGTCGGATGGCTGCTCATCGAGCACCCCGGCCCCTGGCGCCACCCCGCCTTCACCAGCCCCGGGCTGGACGGGGGCGTCGTCTCCGCCCTGGCCGCGCGGATCGCCGGCCACGACGTCAGGCCCCAGCTCATCAAGCGCCCCGGCGCCGCGCGCGACGCCGACGGGCCGCGCCGCGCCTACCTGGCCCACGTCAGCCGCACCTCCCCCTGGGTGCGGCGCGTCGACTTCACCGACCAGGCCGAGCTGCTGGACATCGACGTCACCGCCGCCGAGCGCCCCGTACCACCGGACTTCGGCACCCCCGTCGACCACACGCTGTACCTGGTCTGCACCCACGCCAAGAAGGACCCCTGCTGCGCCGTCCTGGGCCGCCCGGTGGCCGCCGCCCTGGCCGACACCGACGCCGAGGTCTGGGAGACCACCCACGTGGGCGGCGACCGGTTCGCCGCCAACCTGGTCGCCCTGCCCCAGGGCGCCTACTTCGGCCGCCTGGACCCCGTCTCGGCCGTGCACACCGTCACCTCGCTGGAGAAGGGGCTGCTGGTCCCCGACAACTTCCGCGGCCGGTGCAGCGACTCCTCCGCCGTCCAGGCGGCCGAGGCGGCGCTGCGCATGCGCCTGGGCACCGTCGGCACCGACGAGGTCACCCACCTGGGCGAGGAGGAGGTTCCCGGCGGCGTCCGCGTCACCCTGGGCCACGACCGCGGCCTGTACACGGTCGCCGTCGCCCGCGAGGAGGGCGCGGCCTGTCCGGCCACCTGCTCGGCGGCCGAGCCCAGCCGCCCGGTCCACCACCGCGTCACCGAGATCGAGGGCCTGCCCGCCCACGTCTGA
- a CDS encoding FAD-dependent oxidoreductase: MRVLVSGGGIGGPALALALRRAGIDVRTFEAHPGPAAGLGSHLGLAPNGLAVLHALGAGEDVIAHSAFPSDTIEFTNGRGRVLGRLRDGSAEHGDRLRTRTITRGRLQTVLAEAAARAGVPVAYGRRLVSHTDHGDHVTVSFADGGTARGDVLIGADGIHSPVRRTMDPAAPGPAYTGLLNMGGSLPAHLLPATPAGTTRMVFGRRAFLGYQTGEETALWFVNLPHPDVGPDTPAPAGGWQRYVLDRFSGDAPYIAAALAHADPAAFTPTGIHDIASLPRWSRGRVGLLGDAAHAMAPSSGQGASQALEDALVLASCLRDIDDPAQALATYEHLRRDRVERVVALGRRQGSPKLAGNAVSAFLRDLALPLVFRAVARTDPHREVFSHRIDPDRPVRPAGVVR; the protein is encoded by the coding sequence ATGCGCGTACTCGTCAGCGGCGGCGGCATCGGCGGCCCCGCACTGGCGCTGGCCCTGCGCCGGGCCGGCATCGACGTCCGGACCTTCGAGGCCCACCCCGGCCCCGCCGCCGGCCTGGGCTCCCACCTGGGCCTGGCCCCCAACGGGCTCGCCGTCCTGCACGCCCTGGGCGCGGGCGAGGACGTCATCGCCCACTCCGCCTTCCCCAGCGACACCATCGAGTTCACCAACGGCCGCGGCCGCGTCCTGGGCCGCCTCCGCGACGGCTCCGCCGAACACGGCGACCGCCTGCGCACCCGCACCATCACCCGCGGCCGACTCCAGACCGTCCTGGCCGAGGCCGCCGCGCGGGCCGGGGTCCCCGTCGCCTACGGCAGGCGGCTGGTCTCCCACACCGACCACGGCGACCACGTCACCGTCTCCTTCGCCGACGGCGGCACCGCCCGGGGCGACGTCCTCATCGGCGCCGACGGCATCCACTCCCCCGTCCGCCGCACCATGGACCCCGCCGCACCCGGCCCCGCCTACACCGGCCTGCTCAACATGGGCGGCTCCCTGCCCGCGCACCTGCTGCCCGCCACCCCCGCGGGCACCACCCGCATGGTCTTCGGCCGCCGCGCCTTCCTCGGCTACCAGACCGGGGAGGAGACCGCCCTGTGGTTCGTCAACCTGCCCCACCCGGACGTCGGGCCCGACACCCCCGCGCCCGCGGGCGGCTGGCAGCGGTACGTCCTGGACCGGTTCTCCGGCGACGCCCCCTACATCGCCGCCGCCCTCGCCCACGCCGACCCCGCCGCGTTCACCCCGACGGGCATCCACGACATCGCCTCGCTGCCCCGCTGGAGCAGGGGCCGCGTCGGCCTGCTCGGCGACGCCGCCCACGCCATGGCCCCCTCCAGCGGGCAGGGCGCCTCCCAGGCCCTGGAGGACGCCCTGGTCCTGGCCTCCTGCCTGCGCGACATCGACGACCCCGCACAGGCCCTGGCCACCTACGAGCACCTGCGCCGCGACCGCGTCGAACGCGTCGTGGCCCTGGGACGGCGCCAGGGCTCCCCCAAACTCGCCGGAAACGCCGTCAGCGCGTTCCTGCGCGACCTCGCCCTGCCCCTGGTGTTCAGGGCCGTCGCCCGCACCGACCCGCACCGCGAGGTGTTCTCCCACCGCATCGACCCCGACCGGCCGGTCCGGCCCGCCGGGGTCGTCCGGTGA
- a CDS encoding endo-1,4-beta-xylanase, with amino-acid sequence MTGHRTSGHGRPAPVNGKGVLLTAAALCAVVLTVTGVLVAVLPEPEQEGHLLPGLARARGIDLGVAVAVDPLAHDRRYRGIVEDHYTSVTAENTMKWEHVQPERGEFDWSGPDAVVDFAAENGLNVRGHTMLWHNQQPDWLAGGDWDAESLSAVVHEHVTTVMERYRGRVSAWDVINEPLEDGGPDMRRNLWYEVLGPDYIAQTLYSAHAADPDAELYINEFGIETAGPKADALYALVSDLVERGVPLHGIGFQSHFVHGNVSEDLADQMRRYTDLGLEVAVTELDVRIPEPVTDEDLREQRGEYRDVLAACLEVEGCVNVTVWGVTDAHSWIPEWFPGTDAALPFDTAYRPKPALSGMVDALSRRGGRRPAPAGDPGRRTRPAR; translated from the coding sequence GTGACCGGGCACCGCACCAGCGGGCACGGCAGGCCCGCGCCCGTCAACGGAAAGGGGGTGCTGTTGACCGCCGCCGCCCTGTGCGCCGTCGTCCTCACGGTCACCGGCGTCCTCGTCGCCGTCCTGCCCGAACCAGAGCAGGAGGGCCACCTGCTGCCCGGGCTCGCCCGCGCCCGGGGCATCGACCTGGGCGTCGCGGTGGCCGTCGACCCCCTGGCCCACGACCGCCGCTACCGGGGCATCGTCGAGGACCACTACACCTCGGTCACCGCCGAGAACACCATGAAGTGGGAGCACGTCCAGCCCGAACGGGGCGAGTTCGACTGGAGCGGCCCCGACGCCGTCGTCGACTTCGCCGCCGAGAACGGCCTCAACGTGCGCGGCCACACCATGCTCTGGCACAACCAGCAGCCCGACTGGCTCGCCGGCGGCGACTGGGACGCCGAGAGCCTGAGCGCGGTCGTCCACGAGCACGTCACCACCGTCATGGAGCGCTACCGCGGCCGCGTCTCCGCCTGGGACGTCATCAACGAGCCCCTGGAGGACGGCGGCCCGGACATGCGCCGCAACCTCTGGTACGAGGTCCTGGGCCCCGACTACATCGCCCAGACCCTCTACAGCGCCCACGCCGCCGACCCCGACGCCGAGCTCTACATCAACGAGTTCGGCATCGAGACCGCCGGCCCCAAGGCCGACGCCCTCTACGCCCTGGTGTCGGACCTGGTCGAGCGCGGGGTCCCGCTGCACGGCATCGGCTTCCAGTCCCACTTCGTGCACGGCAACGTGTCCGAGGACCTCGCCGACCAGATGCGCCGCTACACCGACCTGGGCCTGGAGGTCGCCGTCACCGAACTGGACGTGCGCATCCCCGAGCCCGTCACCGACGAGGACCTGCGGGAGCAGCGCGGCGAGTACCGCGACGTCCTGGCCGCCTGCCTGGAGGTCGAGGGCTGCGTCAACGTGACCGTCTGGGGCGTCACCGACGCCCACTCCTGGATCCCCGAGTGGTTCCCCGGCACCGACGCCGCCCTGCCCTTCGACACCGCCTACCGGCCCAAGCCCGCCCTGTCGGGCATGGTCGACGCCCTCTCCCGGCGCGGCGGCCGCCGGCCGGCGCCGGCCGGCGACCCCGGTCGGCGCACCCGCCCCGCCCGCTAG
- a CDS encoding serine/threonine protein kinase codes for MGPLESTDPDRIGRYRLIARLGAGGMGQVFLGRSAGGRAVAIKRIHPHMATDAAFRERFAREVNAARQVSGAFTAPVIDAGPEDEVPWLVTSYVPSLPLDDAVAAHGPLPEPTVRVLAAGLAEALAEIHRVGLIHRDLKPGNVLLAEDGPRVIDFGIARATDGTAATQSIIGTPGFMSPEQVQGETLTPASDLFAYGAVLAYAAGGTGPFGEGAMPTMVMRIISSEPDLSRVPESLRHLVAACLSKDVRGRPTPGEILDYLGEVPAGAAWLPPAVMAGVQEQVATVNRALSSAEPTGAHGRGEGSADPTRVWGAVAGGAAGAAAGAWGDDAATRVTPPAAQDQGATSVLGQGQGQGYAPTQQYGAGQAQGYDATQQAQPYGAGQGHDSTRRMPAQDQGYGSGASAPNDPYADLYGGRRGAPGADAEELRRREYERHQEQLRAQQERQEQERRRQEEYAAQQRRRHEEQVEHRRRQEADRAHRERVRAEQEAARRAQAEAREAGRPSLWSFAKLLPLLILPFIQIPLGYGAALAWEWFTTETDVWNGSVFVFEPLSMDGFWHATMLGYFILNNLVSLEFLVRSLRTSFVTGAVLALGVMAATNGLLYSFGFWG; via the coding sequence TTGGGTCCCCTTGAGAGCACCGATCCCGATCGCATCGGCCGGTACCGGTTGATCGCACGCCTGGGGGCGGGCGGTATGGGCCAGGTGTTCTTGGGCCGGTCCGCGGGCGGGCGGGCCGTGGCGATCAAGCGGATCCACCCGCACATGGCGACCGACGCCGCGTTCCGGGAGCGGTTCGCCCGTGAGGTGAACGCGGCCCGCCAGGTGAGCGGCGCGTTCACGGCGCCGGTGATCGACGCGGGCCCCGAGGACGAGGTGCCGTGGCTGGTCACCTCCTACGTCCCCTCCCTGCCGCTGGACGACGCGGTGGCGGCCCACGGCCCGCTGCCCGAGCCGACGGTGCGGGTGCTGGCGGCCGGCCTGGCCGAGGCGCTGGCGGAGATCCACCGGGTGGGGCTGATCCACCGGGACCTCAAGCCCGGCAACGTGCTGCTGGCCGAGGACGGGCCGCGGGTGATCGACTTCGGGATCGCGCGGGCCACGGACGGGACGGCGGCGACGCAGTCGATCATCGGCACGCCGGGGTTCATGAGCCCGGAGCAGGTGCAGGGGGAGACGCTGACCCCCGCCAGCGACCTGTTCGCCTACGGTGCGGTGCTGGCATACGCGGCCGGGGGCACGGGCCCCTTCGGCGAGGGGGCGATGCCGACGATGGTCATGCGGATCATCAGCAGCGAGCCGGACCTGTCGCGGGTGCCGGAGTCGCTGCGGCACCTGGTGGCGGCCTGCCTGAGCAAGGACGTGCGGGGCCGCCCCACGCCGGGCGAGATCCTGGACTACCTGGGCGAGGTGCCCGCCGGGGCCGCGTGGCTGCCGCCCGCGGTGATGGCGGGTGTGCAGGAGCAGGTGGCGACGGTCAACCGGGCGCTGTCGTCGGCGGAGCCGACCGGCGCCCACGGCCGCGGCGAGGGCTCCGCGGACCCGACACGGGTGTGGGGCGCGGTGGCCGGCGGTGCCGCGGGAGCGGCGGCCGGGGCGTGGGGCGACGACGCGGCCACGCGGGTGACGCCTCCCGCGGCCCAGGACCAGGGGGCGACCTCGGTCCTGGGACAGGGACAGGGACAGGGGTACGCGCCCACGCAGCAGTACGGCGCGGGCCAGGCCCAGGGCTACGACGCGACGCAGCAGGCGCAGCCGTACGGTGCCGGGCAGGGGCACGACTCCACCCGGCGGATGCCCGCGCAGGACCAGGGGTACGGCTCGGGGGCGTCCGCTCCGAACGACCCCTACGCCGACCTGTACGGGGGGCGGCGCGGGGCGCCCGGGGCCGACGCCGAGGAGCTGCGCCGCCGCGAGTACGAGCGCCACCAGGAGCAGCTGCGCGCCCAGCAGGAGCGCCAGGAGCAGGAGCGCCGCCGCCAGGAGGAGTACGCGGCCCAGCAGCGGCGCCGCCACGAGGAGCAGGTGGAGCACCGACGCCGCCAGGAGGCGGACCGGGCCCACCGCGAGCGGGTGCGCGCCGAGCAGGAGGCGGCGCGCCGGGCGCAGGCCGAGGCCCGCGAGGCGGGGCGGCCGAGCCTGTGGAGCTTCGCCAAGCTGCTGCCGCTGCTGATCCTGCCGTTCATCCAGATCCCGCTGGGGTACGGTGCGGCGCTGGCGTGGGAGTGGTTCACCACCGAGACCGACGTGTGGAACGGCTCGGTCTTCGTGTTCGAGCCCCTGTCGATGGACGGGTTCTGGCACGCGACGATGCTGGGCTACTTCATCCTCAACAACCTGGTGTCGCTGGAGTTCCTGGTGCGGTCGCTGCGGACCTCGTTCGTGACCGGCGCGGTGCTGGCGCTGGGCGTGATGGCGGCGACCAACGGGCTGCTGTACAGCTTCGGCTTCTGGGGCTGA
- a CDS encoding cytochrome P450, which yields MQVLNSLRTDARLRMFQAMTWAAAQRGDHASRLMHHPWRANPYPTHRRLRAQGALVRSRFGFRTATSHALVQGILRDRSLGVRPEGPTAEPTGVDLIDLSFLTRNPPEHTRLRALARPAFTPRMMERYAVEIEKITHDLLDRALAKGRFDLMADFAQPLPIAVITRLLGVPDDDHAAFVEIGAAIGSSLDGPRSARHLRRIQDASDRLDALFDHLMRLRRADPREDVVSSLTAATDAGEITPREMAAMCRLLLVAGFETTVNLIGNGTAALLRHRDQWDLLTADPGLAGNTVEEVLRYDPPVQMTSRWVNRDTSIMGHELRRGSYILCSIGAAGRDPDRFADPDRFDITRTDASDHLAFSGGIHYCLGAPLARLEGRIALHALATRAPRLRPAGRPVHRPTTTLRGLAAFPVTTGEG from the coding sequence ATGCAGGTCCTGAACTCCCTGCGGACCGACGCCCGCCTGCGCATGTTCCAGGCGATGACCTGGGCCGCCGCCCAGCGGGGGGACCACGCCTCCCGCCTGATGCACCACCCCTGGCGCGCGAACCCCTACCCCACCCACCGGCGCCTGCGAGCCCAGGGGGCCCTCGTCCGCAGCCGGTTCGGGTTCCGCACCGCCACCTCCCACGCCCTCGTCCAGGGCATCCTGCGCGACCGCTCCCTAGGCGTGCGCCCGGAGGGCCCCACGGCCGAACCGACCGGCGTGGACCTGATCGACCTCTCCTTCCTCACCCGCAACCCTCCCGAGCACACCCGGCTGCGCGCCCTGGCCCGGCCCGCGTTCACGCCGCGCATGATGGAGCGGTACGCCGTCGAGATCGAGAAGATCACCCACGACCTGCTGGACCGCGCCCTGGCCAAGGGGCGCTTCGACCTCATGGCCGACTTCGCCCAGCCGCTGCCCATCGCGGTCATCACCCGGCTGCTGGGCGTGCCCGACGACGACCACGCCGCGTTCGTGGAGATCGGCGCGGCCATCGGGTCGTCCCTGGACGGGCCCCGCTCCGCCCGCCACCTGCGCCGCATCCAGGACGCCTCGGACCGCCTGGACGCCCTGTTCGACCACCTGATGCGGCTGCGCCGCGCCGACCCGCGCGAGGACGTCGTCTCCTCCCTGACCGCCGCCACCGACGCCGGGGAGATCACCCCCCGGGAGATGGCCGCGATGTGCCGGCTGCTGCTCGTCGCCGGGTTCGAGACCACCGTCAACCTCATCGGCAACGGCACCGCCGCCCTGCTGCGCCACCGCGACCAGTGGGACCTGCTCACCGCCGACCCCGGCCTGGCCGGGAACACCGTCGAGGAGGTCCTGCGCTACGACCCGCCGGTGCAGATGACCTCCCGCTGGGTGAACCGGGACACGTCCATAATGGGACACGAACTGCGCCGGGGGAGCTACATCCTGTGCTCCATCGGGGCCGCGGGACGCGACCCCGACCGCTTCGCCGACCCCGACCGGTTCGACATCACCCGTACCGACGCATCCGACCACCTCGCCTTCTCCGGCGGCATCCACTACTGCCTGGGGGCGCCGCTGGCACGGCTGGAAGGGCGCATCGCCCTGCACGCCCTGGCCACCAGGGCACCGCGGCTGCGCCCCGCCGGCCGGCCCGTCCACCGGCCCACCACGACCCTGCGCGGCCTGGCCGCCTTCCCCGTCACCACGGGAGAGGGGTGA
- a CDS encoding aminoglycoside phosphotransferase family protein, with translation MTVRVPARVAAALTRFCGPDWVADLPRRAAERLDAWGLAPAGDPLHGAVSLVLPVTTADGRPAMLKIQPVDAETRGEPDALRAWDGDGCVRLLDHDPGSGDLLLEALDPGRDLDSTIDAHGIDRALETIAGLLTTLNARPGPPGLRRLGPMTERLVARARRLRAAADPPGDLDAALDRWAGVAAAVAPEAGDRLLHWDLHYQNVLAPLPGTGRGPWLAIDPKPLAGDPGYELLPALWNRFPSGPGAERLLRRRFDLLTEATGADRERARAWTLVRVLENTVWSLEEGDTARPAQMLALARALGS, from the coding sequence ATGACCGTCCGTGTGCCCGCCCGCGTCGCCGCCGCCCTCACCCGCTTCTGCGGGCCCGACTGGGTGGCCGACCTGCCCCGCCGGGCCGCCGAGCGCCTGGACGCCTGGGGCCTCGCCCCCGCCGGCGACCCCCTGCACGGCGCCGTCTCCCTGGTCCTGCCCGTCACCACCGCCGACGGCCGCCCGGCCATGCTCAAGATCCAGCCCGTCGACGCCGAGACCCGCGGCGAACCCGACGCCCTGCGCGCCTGGGACGGCGACGGCTGCGTCCGCCTCCTCGACCACGACCCCGGCAGCGGCGACCTGCTCCTGGAGGCCCTGGACCCCGGCCGCGACCTGGACTCCACCATCGACGCCCACGGCATCGACCGGGCCCTGGAGACCATCGCCGGACTGCTCACCACCCTCAACGCCCGCCCCGGGCCGCCCGGCCTGCGCCGCCTGGGCCCCATGACCGAACGCCTCGTCGCCCGCGCCCGCCGCCTGCGGGCCGCCGCCGACCCGCCCGGCGACCTGGACGCCGCCCTGGACCGGTGGGCGGGTGTGGCCGCCGCCGTCGCCCCCGAGGCCGGGGACCGCCTGCTGCACTGGGACCTGCACTACCAGAACGTCCTGGCCCCGCTCCCGGGCACCGGCCGCGGCCCCTGGCTGGCCATCGACCCCAAGCCCCTGGCCGGCGACCCGGGCTACGAGCTGCTGCCCGCCCTGTGGAACCGCTTCCCGTCCGGCCCCGGCGCCGAGCGCCTGCTGCGCCGCCGCTTCGACCTGCTCACCGAGGCCACCGGCGCCGACCGGGAGCGGGCCCGCGCCTGGACCCTGGTCCGCGTCCTGGAGAACACCGTCTGGTCCCTGGAGGAGGGCGACACCGCCCGCCCCGCGCAGATGCTCGCCCTGGCCCGCGCCCTGGGGTCCTGA
- a CDS encoding MarR family winged helix-turn-helix transcriptional regulator — MDRDRALREVEEAGRVLSAAAVMFHTAVGERLGIGPSDWKMMDLLERHGPCTAGELVRHSGLAPASVTGVLDRLQRRGMITRGRDESDRRRVVVTLTGVPAERAAEVFGPLMRELGEVHAGYDADQLALIAGYLTRAAAAQTRATAEVAGGAEPAGEPAGG, encoded by the coding sequence ATGGATCGGGACAGGGCGCTGCGCGAGGTCGAGGAGGCCGGGCGCGTGCTCTCGGCCGCGGCGGTGATGTTCCACACCGCGGTGGGCGAGCGCCTGGGCATCGGTCCCAGCGACTGGAAGATGATGGACCTGCTGGAGCGGCACGGCCCCTGTACCGCGGGCGAGCTGGTCCGCCACTCCGGGCTGGCCCCCGCCTCGGTCACCGGCGTCCTGGACCGGCTCCAGCGCCGCGGCATGATCACGCGCGGCAGGGACGAGAGCGACCGCCGCCGGGTCGTGGTCACCCTCACCGGCGTCCCGGCCGAGCGCGCCGCCGAGGTGTTCGGCCCCCTCATGCGCGAGCTCGGCGAGGTCCACGCCGGCTACGACGCCGACCAGCTCGCCCTCATCGCCGGGTACCTCACCCGGGCCGCGGCCGCCCAGACCCGCGCCACCGCCGAGGTCGCCGGGGGCGCGGAGCCGGCGGGGGAGCCCGCCGGCGGATAG
- a CDS encoding GntR family transcriptional regulator, translating into MRRARRRGLAHEAADRIRESILQGTVPPGAPLREVDLATRLDVSRGSVREGLALLERDGLVVSEWHRGARVIELTPTDVDEVYTVRGALERLAAHRAAARVTDARLAELSGLVDALDRALSDDTDAVELLRLDLGFHDLLYEIAANTRLAGAWQALRSPVHLFQLTRIRHCHPHYRRDSVEEHRALVDLLRRREADAAAACAEAHVAASRDALIAMLDTRPSGTGDGLDRLT; encoded by the coding sequence ATGCGCAGGGCCCGGCGGCGCGGGCTCGCCCACGAGGCGGCCGACCGCATCCGCGAGTCCATCCTCCAGGGCACCGTGCCCCCCGGCGCACCGCTGCGCGAGGTCGACCTGGCCACCCGCCTGGACGTCAGCCGCGGCTCCGTCCGCGAGGGGCTGGCCCTGCTGGAGCGCGACGGCCTGGTCGTCAGCGAATGGCACCGCGGCGCCCGCGTCATCGAGCTCACGCCGACCGACGTCGACGAGGTCTACACCGTGCGCGGCGCCCTGGAGCGCCTGGCCGCCCACCGCGCCGCCGCCCGTGTCACCGACGCCCGCCTGGCCGAGCTGTCCGGCCTGGTCGACGCCCTGGACCGGGCGCTGTCCGACGACACCGACGCCGTCGAGCTGCTCCGCCTGGACCTGGGCTTCCACGACCTCCTCTACGAGATCGCCGCCAACACCCGGCTGGCGGGCGCCTGGCAGGCCCTGCGCTCCCCGGTCCACCTGTTCCAGCTCACCCGCATCCGGCACTGCCACCCGCACTACCGCCGGGACTCGGTGGAGGAGCACCGCGCCCTGGTCGACCTGCTCCGGCGCCGCGAGGCCGACGCGGCGGCCGCCTGCGCCGAGGCCCACGTGGCCGCCTCCCGCGACGCGCTGATCGCCATGCTCGACACGCGCCCCTCCGGCACCGGCGACGGCTTGGATAGGCTAACCTAA
- a CDS encoding SDR family oxidoreductase: MTRERSSERPVALVTGVGRTRGIGAAVALRLAGADWDVAFTHWAPYDARMPWGAEPGAAERVGAALAERGAAHLALEADLADPAVPDRVVERVGAELGAPAALVLCHCESVDTSLLDTGVESFDRHFAVNARASWLLVRAFARAFTAPRGSGRIVALTSDHTVGNLPYGASKAALDRIVVAAAREPAHLGVSANAVNPGPVDTGWMTPELKRETAGYTPLGRTGTPEDTADLVEFLCSPRGGWVNGQLLHSDGGLSAPS, translated from the coding sequence ATGACACGAGAGCGCTCTTCCGAACGACCCGTGGCCCTGGTCACCGGAGTGGGCCGCACCCGCGGCATCGGGGCGGCGGTCGCCCTGCGCCTGGCCGGGGCCGACTGGGACGTCGCCTTCACCCACTGGGCCCCCTACGACGCCCGCATGCCCTGGGGCGCCGAACCCGGCGCCGCCGAGCGGGTCGGCGCCGCCCTGGCCGAACGCGGGGCCGCCCACCTGGCGCTGGAGGCCGACCTCGCCGACCCAGCGGTCCCCGACCGCGTCGTGGAGCGGGTGGGCGCCGAACTGGGCGCGCCCGCCGCCCTGGTCCTGTGCCACTGCGAATCGGTGGACACCTCGCTGCTGGACACCGGTGTGGAGTCCTTCGACCGGCACTTCGCGGTCAACGCCCGCGCCTCCTGGCTGCTGGTGCGCGCCTTCGCCCGCGCCTTCACCGCGCCCCGCGGGTCCGGCCGGATCGTCGCGCTGACCAGCGACCACACCGTCGGCAACCTGCCCTACGGCGCGAGCAAGGCGGCGCTGGACCGGATCGTCGTCGCCGCCGCCCGGGAGCCGGCCCACCTGGGCGTGTCCGCCAACGCGGTGAACCCGGGGCCGGTCGACACCGGGTGGATGACCCCGGAGCTGAAGCGGGAGACGGCCGGGTACACGCCGCTGGGCCGCACCGGCACCCCCGAGGACACCGCCGACCTGGTCGAATTCCTGTGCTCGCCGCGCGGCGGGTGGGTCAACGGGCAGCTGCTGCACAGCGACGGCGGGCTCTCCGCGCCCTCCTGA